Part of the Zingiber officinale cultivar Zhangliang chromosome 8A, Zo_v1.1, whole genome shotgun sequence genome, TTGAATAGGGTCCTCCTTTTGGCCTGACACCAATTGCTGGATGTGCTCTGGGCTCTGTGACGCAAAGTGATGGCGGGAATGGCAGTTGGGCAGGAACAAAGTACTGCTGCTGGGGATTCCTGCTCATTTACTCACGAGGAGGACTTCCAACTGCAAGAAGGAGTTGAGTGTATGTAATGCAGCAAAGGTCTCAGGTCAACTATCAGGATTGAGGAGGGAGGAAgagaagggtttagggtttagagaaaTGAAATCGGATTCCGTGCGAAAAGAAGATATAAAAACACAATAGTAACGACTCCACTGGGGATCGAACCCAGAATCTCTGGTTCCGTAGACCAGCGCCTTATCCATTGGGCCATGGAGTCTGATGTGATGGTTGTCTATCTAGTTaagatttatatatatttaatctAAGTGTTGCAATCTCCCTCGCTTGTTCGATTTAGGAAATCTAGGGTTTTTCGATGGGAAAGTTGATCTGCCTCGTCAGTAATCAACTTCCTAGGTGATAATTTTTATCCCGCATCGTCTATTCTTCTACCTAGTTATTTTCCCGATCCGTAGCATCTCAGATCATGGAGGAACTATTTGGTAGCTCCTGAGGTCACCCTCCGGTTGAGCTCATCTCATGCTTCAAGTATTCTTCTTGGAGTTGAACTCTACTTCTTTGTTCAGGTACTGATGAAATCAAGAGCTTTTCAACAAATCTGCTGGAATTTCCAAATCGTTGCTATGTGCTGCGTTTGGAATAGCGGGCGGTGAGTAGTTCTCTTGATTGTCCGAGCCTTGATTTTGATGCCACTAATATGATCGGTTGAATATGAGGTATGGAGGCAAAGAGAGTGGCGGAGATCAGCTGACCGGCTTGATGAAGAGGCGTCTTTTGGAAGGTGAGGAATTTAGCCGTTATGCTGCTAGGATTGCAGTCTCCAAGATTTGCCAGTCAACTGGATTCCACAGTTCACAGCAATCTGCAAGCTCCGCCTTTGCAGATATTACTATCAGATACATCTGCAGGCTCGGCAAAACTGCAATTTTTTATGCCAATTTGTCCGGCAGAACGAGTTGCAGCGTTTTTGATGTAATCTTGGGATTGGAAGATTTTGGTTTATTGAGGGGTTACCCTGGTGCATCTGATGTTCATAGATGCCTGCTGAGTTCAGGTATTATTCGAGAGCTCATGCAGTTTGTAAACACAGAAGTAGATGCCTCTGTTCGTCGGCCTATTATGAAGTTCCCTATTCctagaatgccaaagcctaatcCTAGTTTTGCTCAAGTTAGGGAGGTGCCTGCTGGAAACCACATTCCTGATTGGCTTCCAAGGTTCCCTGATCCTAACACCTACAGGCCCACACAGGTATGGAAAAAGAGGGATACTGATGCTAAGGAAGAGAAGGTCGAAAAGACCAGGCAGCGGAGAAAGGCTGAGAGGTCTTTACTGAGTATACAAAGCAAGCTTGGTTTCAATGCTCCAGCTGAGATTCAGCTGACTTTTGATGGAGATGTTGAGAAAGGTAGCAAGTTGGTAGCTAGCAATCCATTTCTGGCCCTACCTTTGTCATGTAATGACAAAGAGATATCTGAGGTTGTGATTCCACGAGAACTAGAGCCTGGCAAGAGCTCTGCATTACTTGAAACTTTTGCCCCTGCATCAGAGGCATCCAAGGTCGAATCTCTTGACTTGGATTCTAATGATAAAATTGCTCTTCCTCAAAGAAGGACTACAATTCAATTCAAGATTAGAGTTGGTAAGAAATTCACAGAAATATCACCCTCTTCTCATATATTGGATGCTAGAAAGAATTCATGGTTTTTAATGGATGATGAGAAGGATGACAAAAAGAAGAGAGCAGAGATTATAACCTAAGGAAGTGGATAAGCCTCATGATCTTTTCCAGCTGTAACTACAAAATGCTTGCTTTTTCAATTGGGTAGAATATATGCCTTTTTCTTCCCTTCGGGACTTAACTACTTGAGAAACACCAGGTATGTGAAATTTTCTATCTGAAGAATCTTCACCTAGAAAAAGTATATATCAAATTTTGCTAGTTTGAATGTGGGAATGACCTTTTCTGTTTACTTCAAAACTTGGATCAATTAAGGTTGTGACTCATTTATAATTGGGTTGAGCAATGAGCATGTCGGTACATGTTTCTTTTGGTCAGTTGGTAAATAACATAGGTGCAAGTTTCTCCGAAAGCTTTTTGATGCTTTTAAAGGTACAAACACCATTGACTATTGTATGTTTTTTAAAACGTAAGTAATTGAAATTGTGTCCAAAAAATCAGATTAATTAATAGGGCACCTACTCTATTCTTCTTAGTTTTAAATGTCAATAGTTGATTGGACCATATTTGTGTTCCATTTGTTCCTTTCGATTACAGGTATTAGTATTAATAGGATTTTAATGTTGCCAATTAAGTTTTGTATTAGTATTCTAGATTTAGGGTTATGTCTAGAGTCCTAATTATTCtacttttcttaatttctacatgaTATCAAAGCCACACAACTCATCACACAACCCCATCAAAGAAACCAATGTGACAACACCCAAAACAGGCGAGGGGGAGCACGAATTTGCCCACAGCTTGCCTGCTGAAACCGTTGATGATACCGCCTCATCTGGATGCGAAGCTAACCACTACCAGCCTTTGTTTGTAGTCATTTTGCCTGAGTACTCCAGCAACTATCTCCATAGCTTTGCTGATTTAAGGCTCAAGGAATATTTGGTTGCACGCTCCATTCACAAGAAAAGTTCTGTTTCTCTTGCTTGTGAATATCATGGTTTCATTTCATTATTGTTGTGTCTAATTATAGTATGTTTATGAGAGTTCCTCTACTTCATAAAACAAGCTAGACAGAgtatctatttttatttatttatttatttatttattttattattattattattattagggtGGGGGTACAGGTATTAGTATTAATAGCAGCACTGTTGCAACGGCTCTAATCTCACATTAATATTTTAGGTTTACTGCTGTGTCCAAAGTTCTCTACATGCTTAAGGAATACCATTATTCTACTTTTCCTAATTTCTACACTTTCTAATGAAAGGCCATTTGTTATACACACTGATAGAATTTCAAAAGGTCTAAACTGATAGAATTTCACCCCAAAATCATTGTGGTAAATGTGAACATCTGCTTCAAAACTCAAAAAAGAATAGCATAAAGGTGTATGACACCTTTTGTAAACCAATAAACCAAAGTATGAAGTTTTCAACTTCGAGACaccttaagaaaaaaaaagattctCAGTTAGTTGTACTTGTATATCTATTTTCTTATTGGTTTAACAGTTGGCCCAGCTATGTAGTCTCATCTGTGCTTACTGATCTACAAGCACATAAAAATGCCTAGTCTATTCATTCGTAGGATAATAACACAATGTAAATCGTGTAATTTAGGTGATATTCTGAAATGCTGAATGATGATTGCAATGTCCTGCCTTGAATCCTCTTCTCCATGCTGCTTTCCCATTTCTTGGCAGCCAGAGTCGCCCTCGCATGGTTCTTGTACAGATGACATCAATTTTGCTTGTGCTCCTTGACAAATCGTAGCCATCAACATACATAATCTCCCCGCAGATGAGATTCTGATCATCCTATGATAATATCAGAGGGTATCCTCGTGTAAATGGAAAAGCTTGAAGCTTTATGGAGTGGACCACTTGTTGTGCATTATGTTTCGTCTGTTATGTCTGTTTTTCTTTGTGCAATATTTTCAGAAGAAGGTTTAGATGAACTGAAACAGAGATATTGAACCAAGTGTCTTCATTATTTGATGGTAAAAATGCCAGACAAGTTCTTTATCTTCATGAACATGTGAAGCTGGGCCATCTGTTTATTTTCCTAAATGTAAATGTGGTTGTATACTTGAACACTGACTTCTCCATCTATTTGAGCTACCCAATAGCGGCACGTGATACCTTTTCCCCCAGCACCGTCATCCGGGGAACTTAACGATTATGTTTCGATGCAATAGTTGAGTGGATTTTTATTTGCCCTGatgaattattgaacttttatCTAGAATTTTGATCTCATATGTTGAGAATGACATGGTATCCACATGACAAATGAAGTTCTTATAGGACACATATGAGGTGTGATATGATGTCATGTTGATGCATTATGCACTTTGCAAGGCAAGAGATAGCTCGGCCAAAGGGTACATGTTGATCTATATACACTGAGGGGTTAGAGAGAATCATTTTGATTTCAATTGTAAATTTGTCGCAAGTAATAAGTCTTTTCTCTGCCTCTAAACAACATTCTACTTTATACAATAGATGTAGTTTTGGTCATCATAATTGTGCACATCATCAGGTTGAGGACCCTCCCTGGGGTGCCAAGTTGGCAAATTGGAAGGCTTCTCCTTCGCACAACGACAAATGAATGTCTTTTGAAGACACAATGATGGGAAACTTCTAGGATTGAGGCATTTATACAAAGGAGGATCCATGACCTTTCCTAAAGGCATCTTAGCATAACTTCCTTCCTAATGGAGATCCGTCCTACGCTAGGGGTGCAGCAATGAGGCCCTTACGTAgtcttttaaatatttatggTTCAATTATTAACTACAACATAAACATTTTCCTTGATGATTTTGATGGCTGgtggaaaatttttataggatcgGATCGGTTATCCCCATCATTAGTCGGCCCGAAGAGCTGAATAAATTGtgctaactaaaaaaaaaatcctaatagaGATCCTATCCTCCCGTCCATTATAAGAATTTCTGGATTTATCTTGATGATCGATAAAAAAATTTCGTAGGATCGGACTGATCATTCTAAGATAGATTGGATATCTgttgctagttattttttttttttaaaaaaaaattccttatggTTATCCTCATTGGTCATCAAATTACTTGGTAACGTAATTAaaaggggtgtcaaaaatgaacctagCTCTCCAACTGACTTGAGTCAACCCAAAAATTATCAAGTTaggattgggagttttcgaattcAGGTTGGGTTCGGGTTTGGTATTTTTGAGTTGTATTAGGATCGGGTTGGGATTTTTTAGATTGTGTTAGGATTAGGTTGGATTCAGGTTGATCTGGATTGACCTAAATTTAGGGTTTATgagttttttaagttaaattaaattttattctaaaaattaagAGGAAAAggttaatgttggtgcaatatccctcatgtcaaggttgacctggttgaccaagcttgagcctTGGTTTGGgcttcaatgtttgacaatacaagacttcgatgatatggacaagtgcaggtgcagttgttcatttggggagattgttttgagcaattcccctctgatcaggatctaatcaggttgattgaagaagagtcaagtaggtcaaggttgactggatactttactgtgaaagtcctggtgagtgaagccaggcagaatgaaaaccctggtgagtgaagccgggtgaaagtcctagtgagtgaagctaggtgaaagacctggtgagtgaagccaggtgaaagtcctagtgagtgaagctaggtgaaagtcctggtgagtgaagccaggcagaagagaaaccctagtgagtgaagccaggtgaaagacctagtgaatgaagctaggcagtgagaaaatcctagtgagtgaagctaggtgaaagtcctagtgagtgaagctaggcagaatggaagtcctagtgagtgaagctaggcatgagggaaatccagatgggtcgaggttgaccagacatctggtgaaagtccaagtaggtcaaaggattgactggatacttggcacggagaaatccagatgggtcaaggttgaccagacatctggtgaaagtccaagtaggtcaaaatattgactggatacttggcacggagaaatccagatggatcaaggttgaccagacatctggtgaaagtccaagtaggtcaagggagtgaccggatacttggcatgatgaagaaaagtccaagtgggtcaaagggattgaccggacacttggtgagggagtcctagcaggtcatgggtgaccggatgctaggcatgatgaaccaacaggtcatggattgaccggatgttggtttgggggctttgggacttggttttgggcaaaaaccagaagctggaccgatcagccgatcgattggctggagcccaatcgatcgaccgatcgattggggtgtccccgcgagaagcattcgtcccaatcgatcagtggatcaattgggaggaaGTCGCAAGCGCACAGaaacctgctggatcgatcagtggatcgattgggaaggtgcgttttgtcgcgataagccctggatcgattagccgatcgatccaggcaaattcccagagcacagaggcgttctggatcgatccactgatcgatccaaagcctccctgatcgattgggatcaaTCCAATCGATCGCGATCCgatcgttggcgcagataaaggtcgttggcgtgcgtcttcttcggtagaacttgacagtgcttacacgattcatctccgatcttcaccagcgactccacagctctctctcaagttcagatcgccagttcttgaagattcttggagattcttccaagtcaagaggcggatcaaaagcaagaagagaagttagggttagggtttattgtaaacttttgcttgtatttcatatcctttcctttcttcttgtattgagagtttgtaaaggcttctccgccttcgatagttaccgtagaggagtgtgtttcatagtggagggtgcgtgagtgtgtggatccttggattaatcacctcttgtgaggtggataccaagtaaaatccatttgttagtgttgtattttgtttcttgtacatttccactgcacatctttgaagaaacaaacaacgccaaccacgaagcacacgacgagctattcaccccccccctctagctacttttcggtcccaataagtggtatcagagcaaggccgctcttcaccggaatcatcgccggaaggggcaaacaaaacaagcaaagctagagggtgaagaagttggagcaaattcatcaaagtcaaagaattcaagaagctcaacttcaagatgcaattccaagatggacttggatttgacataagggtggctccaccatacacatctactagcttcgatctttggaaatcaaggatcgaaaactttttaatggtggagatagagcaatggtttgctctaatggaaggcttcgaggctccaagaaattcaaagggaaaagtcttcaagaaaagcaattggagccaagagcaaatccaaagatgtgaggccaatgataaagtgaccaagttcttggtcaatctattgcctagccacattcttggaaaaattggagagttcaaggatgccaaggagctttggagtaaattggcatcaatccatgagatcccctccactgtaccgaatcaagaggaatccaaagagggtgactcattggatcaagaccaagaggaggactccgaagttgagagatgctcaacttccgaagaagaagtccaagaagaagcttcatcctcaaaggagagcaatcaaaagggcaaggaaggagtatattccttgtctcatgtacaagaggatgaagatgaaggtgaagcctccacctctaggattgagggggagcaatcttcattgacaccggatcaagagcaagaagaatcctctacatccgggtcaagagaagaagagaatgaagaagcttccacctccacaagtcaagacaaatctaatggaggagcatcactatcggatcaagaggaagcctctacatccacatcacatggaggatcaagtgtcatccctacatgtgaaggtaaaaataattcaattaataataaaaatcatattatatgttttgagtatagggagaatgggcactacaagagcaagtgccctaaattggccaagaagaagggtcaagtggcacaaaagggcaaggagaccatccccaatacaaagaagagcaaggagtacattgtgtgtttctcttacaatcaaaaggggcattaccgaagtcaatgccttaaggggaagaagaaggtggtcaaggctcttggaggaagctcaactcaagggggagcctccaaggtaaaaaaaaaaggtatcttttattgagcctacccctttaaattatggtaaagagCATGTTAGTTCCAATTTAtaccattttaatgctatttaccataagaatagagagcatgatagcattaaggaaaaacacatggctctccatgctaaaactaccacacctaggtttaggaaggtagataagaatttaggcaataacactaaggaccatagttataagcctaaaaataaaaatgctcatgaacttagtgataaatcaaaaactaaggacttatggaaagaaaatcaagtcttgaggtcaagacttgataaaatggaaaagaccctaaaaaagatggaaaatatcctaatagggcaagatgagcaaaatctaggtttaggacaacaagggtcatccaaaggccatagaggtttgagatacaaacctaaaatcaaaaaggatgtacctacttaccatagagttccatatagttatggaacaaaccctaggcctAGCGGGCAAgcaaaaaatactagggaggttatccctatgagtatttttacaacaaatgtgactaagacttctaagaagtctaagaaagccacaaagaaggtcacaagggaagcaatccctagggttgacctagaaaaagtgaccaaggcttctaagaagcaaaacaaggtcactaggaaggtatctagggaggttatccctagtgagtacctagagcatccaaggaacaccaataggttttgggttcctaggagcatcttctctaccccatagatgggctagagagtatcaactctaagtgaaagggtagttaacctaatcatgttgaagttgacactcaaggagcattttcaaggttattattaacctttgaaaatgaaatagatatatcatttactccttggaagagtgaaatgtgccaaattttggaaatagtgattttaatcttaattggcacaatttaggaaaatcataagaactaccaagttgggagtttGATATGTTCTTAAGAGATTAAAGACAATCCAgaccttaatttaaagtgctactcttgtggaaaaatgaaatatgccaacacttgaggaatatgattaatttcaattggcataaattaatcaagagaattagaaatgccaattttagactttggcattgtcttgaagcactttgggcaatctaggttagacttttaacttagctaaggtttaaggacacttagataggtaatctaggtattttatttatgctaaaccttgccatgattgtttgctcactatatgtcatgacatcatatttagttttatattttgcattcatgacttactatgaaaaatacaaaaataccatgtcatgtcatacatacatcatgtagttataggaatctttcttttgaaagctatttcattttgatgtatgccataacattattatgcattatgttcatttccttaaaattaaggacaaatgacattaatcaacaagtcaacaagtgacatcctaggtggatattCAATATTCATAAAATGcctagatatgcatgatccctagattagggcaaaatcaaattttacatctcacaaagacctataagatgacttgtatgtgttttagtgcacattagatacaagtgagatgtaaagatgatgaacaaaactcaagatgttgatttagtgcattcttttgagttttaaattcatcaaaacacatagttatgtgttttcccatcattgggaaagctaatgtacaagtcatgtgcattaagcccaagaaacatggtgggatattggttttgaaaatgtttttaaaatgattttggaaaaccttggtgaaggctatcttttgatggtaatcaccattgaatagttaaacacaaacttgaagaaaacactaaagtttttgcaagttctcaagtttgtgtcaatctttgaaaatatgatgtattttcatagaaaactattttttcatgataaattataccctaaataatgtctacacaaatttttacgatttttaaaattttgtagaattttctaggggtttctgaaattggctgaaattgaatttcagcaatttcaggtcttccatcgatcagtggatcgattggagtgcctcaatcgatcagccgatcgattgagaaggcatttctcgcgagcagaagctcgctggatcgatcatccgatcgatccaagaagactgaatcgatcagtggatcgattcagcagggttcaatcgattggaacccaactccaatcgatcgaagatgctgattttggctgggaaagcttattttcagcatattgaacctattttagtctaggtaaccattcctaacccctcaaaatacatgtgtatacataaaaagggtgttttcgtgttgaaaacaagaatggattggttaaggaagactaaattgaagtttaggttgaggtttgtttcaatctTAAATTTTTGAAcctaaaacttctaaatttgggtttcctaaaggtttagggattccaagtcattgttggtgcaatgacagaagttaccaccatatctttagggggagggactctttaaagacatgaaaactattttttttcatgaaccttggaaggtggttaaccttcttttcagaaaatgctcaaggttgagcgtttgaactttaatggggagtggatatcctcattgttcaagtggtttaagttagaaatgctctaggatgggcatttgactacattaatgggagaatatagggttaaggataatgaagggtatgagactttcattgtcgtgtcgatcacaacgagtgaagttgtgaacaacgataagcaactcttcagggggagagtctcaaaggggagagttttcaacaagtgaatttgttgatgtgtgcccaaggatggggcatgttgttgatgtgtgccaatagggggagaatgaagggtttaagttaggacttcattacctagagggagtttgcgctcttaggaggagaatgaagggtttaacttatgccttcattacctagtggcatgaaggagatTTAGGCTATGGGACTagtctaacttacatgtggtattgtcaaacatcaaaaagggggagattgttggtgcaatatccctcaggtcaaggttgacctggttgaccaagcttgagtcttggtttgggtttcaatgtttgacaatacaagacttcgatgatatggacaagtgcaggtgcagttgtacatttgggaagattgttggagcaattcccctctgatcaggatctgattaggttgattgaagaagagtcaagtaggtcaaggttgactggatactttactgtgaaagtcctggtgagtgaagccaggcagaatgaaaaccctggtgagtgaagccaggtgaaagtcctagtgagtgaagctaggtgaaagacctggtgagtgaagccaggtgaaagtcctagtgagtgaagctaggtgaaagtcctggtgagtgaagccaggcagaagagaaaccctagtgagtgaagccaggtgaaagacctagtgaatgaagctaggcagtgagaaaatcctagtgagtgaagctaggtgaaagtcctagtgagtgaagctaggcagaatggaagtcctagtgagtgaagccaggcatgggggAAATCCAGATCGGtcgaggttgaccagacatctggtgaaagtccaagtaggtcaaaggattgactggatacttggcacggagaaatccagatgggtcaaggttgaccagacatctggtgaaagtccaagtaggtcaaaatattgactggatacttggcacggagaaattcagatggatcaaggttgaccagacatctggtgaaagtccaagtaggtcaagggagtgaccggatacttggcatgatgaagaaaagtccaagtgggtcaaagggattgaccggacacttggtgagggagtcctagcaggtcaagggtgaccggatgctaggcatgatgaaccaacaggtcatggattgaccggatgttggtttgggggctttgagacttggttttgggcaaaaaccagaagctggatcgatcagcagatcgattggctggagcccaatcgatcggccgatcgattgggatgtccccgcgagaagcctttgtcccaatcgatcagtggatcaattgggaggaagtcgcgagcgcacagaagcctactggatcgatcagtggattgttccagaggtcccaatcgatcagtggatcgattgggaaggtgcgtTTTGtcgtgataagccctggatcgatcagccgatcgatccaggcaaattcccagagcacagaggtgctctggatcgatccactgatcgatccaaagcttcccCTATCGATTGGgatcaatccaatcgatcgggatccgaccgttggcgcagataaaggtcgttggcgtgcgtcttcttcggtagaacttgacagtgcttacacgattcatctccgatcttcaccagcgactccacagctctctctcaagttcagatcgcc contains:
- the LOC122009034 gene encoding transcription initiation factor TFIID subunit 8-like isoform X1; translated protein: MKSRAFQQICWNFQIVAMCCVWNSGRYGGKESGGDQLTGLMKRRLLEGEEFSRYAARIAVSKICQSTGFHSSQQSASSAFADITIRYICRLGKTAIFYANLSGRTSCSVFDVILGLEDFGLLRGYPGASDVHRCLLSSGIIRELMQFVNTEVDASVRRPIMKFPIPRMPKPNPSFAQVREVPAGNHIPDWLPRFPDPNTYRPTQVWKKRDTDAKEEKVEKTRQRRKAERSLLSIQSKLGFNAPAEIQLTFDGDVEKGSKLVASNPFLALPLSCNDKEISEVVIPRELEPGKSSALLETFAPASEASKVESLDLDSNDKIALPQRRTTIQFKIRVGKKFTEISPSSHILDARKNSWFLMDDEKDDKKKRAEIIT
- the LOC122009034 gene encoding transcription initiation factor TFIID subunit 8-like isoform X3; protein product: MKSRAFQQICWNFQIVAMCCVWNSGRYGGKESGGDQLTGLMKRRLLEDITIRYICRLGKTAIFYANLSGRTSCSVFDVILGLEDFGLLRGYPGASDVHRCLLSSGIIRELMQFVNTEVDASVRRPIMKFPIPRMPKPNPSFAQVREVPAGNHIPDWLPRFPDPNTYRPTQVWKKRDTDAKEEKVEKTRQRRKAERSLLSIQSKLGFNAPAEIQLTFDGDVEKGSKLVASNPFLALPLSCNDKEISEVVIPRELEPGKSSALLETFAPASEASKVESLDLDSNDKIALPQRRTTIQFKIRVGKKFTEISPSSHILDARKNSWFLMDDEKDDKKKRAEIIT
- the LOC122009034 gene encoding transcription initiation factor TFIID subunit 8-like isoform X5 → MRYGGKESGGDQLTGLMKRRLLEDITIRYICRLGKTAIFYANLSGRTSCSVFDVILGLEDFGLLRGYPGASDVHRCLLSSGIIRELMQFVNTEVDASVRRPIMKFPIPRMPKPNPSFAQVREVPAGNHIPDWLPRFPDPNTYRPTQVWKKRDTDAKEEKVEKTRQRRKAERSLLSIQSKLGFNAPAEIQLTFDGDVEKGSKLVASNPFLALPLSCNDKEISEVVIPRELEPGKSSALLETFAPASEASKVESLDLDSNDKIALPQRRTTIQFKIRVGKKFTEISPSSHILDARKNSWFLMDDEKDDKKKRAEIIT
- the LOC122009034 gene encoding transcription initiation factor TFIID subunit 8-like isoform X2, producing the protein MRYGGKESGGDQLTGLMKRRLLEGEEFSRYAARIAVSKICQSTGFHSSQQSASSAFADITIRYICRLGKTAIFYANLSGRTSCSVFDVILGLEDFGLLRGYPGASDVHRCLLSSGIIRELMQFVNTEVDASVRRPIMKFPIPRMPKPNPSFAQVREVPAGNHIPDWLPRFPDPNTYRPTQVWKKRDTDAKEEKVEKTRQRRKAERSLLSIQSKLGFNAPAEIQLTFDGDVEKGSKLVASNPFLALPLSCNDKEISEVVIPRELEPGKSSALLETFAPASEASKVESLDLDSNDKIALPQRRTTIQFKIRVGKKFTEISPSSHILDARKNSWFLMDDEKDDKKKRAEIIT
- the LOC122009034 gene encoding transcription initiation factor TFIID subunit 8-like isoform X6 gives rise to the protein MKRRLLEDITIRYICRLGKTAIFYANLSGRTSCSVFDVILGLEDFGLLRGYPGASDVHRCLLSSGIIRELMQFVNTEVDASVRRPIMKFPIPRMPKPNPSFAQVREVPAGNHIPDWLPRFPDPNTYRPTQVWKKRDTDAKEEKVEKTRQRRKAERSLLSIQSKLGFNAPAEIQLTFDGDVEKGSKLVASNPFLALPLSCNDKEISEVVIPRELEPGKSSALLETFAPASEASKVESLDLDSNDKIALPQRRTTIQFKIRVGKKFTEISPSSHILDARKNSWFLMDDEKDDKKKRAEIIT
- the LOC122009034 gene encoding transcription initiation factor TFIID subunit 8-like isoform X4; this encodes MKRRLLEGEEFSRYAARIAVSKICQSTGFHSSQQSASSAFADITIRYICRLGKTAIFYANLSGRTSCSVFDVILGLEDFGLLRGYPGASDVHRCLLSSGIIRELMQFVNTEVDASVRRPIMKFPIPRMPKPNPSFAQVREVPAGNHIPDWLPRFPDPNTYRPTQVWKKRDTDAKEEKVEKTRQRRKAERSLLSIQSKLGFNAPAEIQLTFDGDVEKGSKLVASNPFLALPLSCNDKEISEVVIPRELEPGKSSALLETFAPASEASKVESLDLDSNDKIALPQRRTTIQFKIRVGKKFTEISPSSHILDARKNSWFLMDDEKDDKKKRAEIIT